In a genomic window of Acidilobus saccharovorans 345-15:
- a CDS encoding MFS transporter: MSGLSTKGSQQWLAFAALSIGMIVYGLAESYGPVSVASNVVPSSYSWLGYSLPYIFGGLGAIFAGITLDRLGRRRAFLLTSAVLIVGLLLYVPVYFFNVDNLALLIASMALVGMAAIGLESPVLTAIAESYDPARRSKLLVLAPNFGNLGVALAFVPLLLFHGNAASTMNERLALMLMYIAPVVAFIIAWIGLSESLPWKAAKEGALDLKSAWKAVDGGSAAPVVPTTGIGLRFATLLALGISQDVAFVYITYGITYAYFSSSQFAGMSVTTLVPLLGGFIMTIVGIIAAFAITPKAERRTFATLSFGLQLAMWIVLAAMAYVYHLAFTLPLLIAFAATFIPVELTWAARALLEPELFPTNKRGLYVSAVRALVWILTGVITGVLALPYVSSSFVLGASIMTAMAFLGIGGAIIWRLFGFETANRSLVGLDLSHLAPITGSASDPSSDPSKDRNVH, from the coding sequence GTGTCCGGCTTGAGCACAAAGGGCTCGCAACAGTGGCTGGCCTTCGCGGCCCTGTCCATAGGCATGATAGTTTATGGACTAGCGGAGAGCTACGGCCCTGTCAGCGTGGCAAGTAACGTAGTGCCCAGCTCCTACAGCTGGCTTGGCTATAGCTTGCCATACATATTTGGTGGGCTGGGGGCCATATTTGCTGGGATCACGCTTGACAGGTTAGGAAGGAGAAGAGCGTTTCTGCTGACATCAGCCGTATTAATAGTTGGGCTGCTGCTTTACGTTCCCGTCTACTTCTTTAACGTGGACAACCTGGCGCTGCTGATAGCCTCGATGGCCCTGGTGGGCATGGCTGCCATAGGCCTTGAAAGTCCTGTGCTCACGGCCATAGCTGAGAGCTACGACCCGGCCAGGAGAAGCAAGCTGCTGGTACTAGCCCCCAACTTCGGTAATCTGGGCGTGGCGCTGGCCTTCGTGCCGCTGCTTCTGTTCCACGGCAACGCCGCTTCAACCATGAACGAGAGGCTGGCCCTCATGCTAATGTACATAGCGCCTGTGGTGGCTTTCATTATTGCGTGGATAGGCCTTTCAGAGAGCCTTCCGTGGAAGGCCGCGAAGGAGGGAGCCTTGGACCTTAAGAGCGCGTGGAAGGCCGTTGATGGGGGCTCCGCTGCGCCGGTAGTCCCTACGACCGGCATAGGGCTCAGGTTTGCAACTCTCCTGGCCCTAGGCATATCGCAGGACGTGGCCTTCGTGTACATAACCTATGGGATAACCTATGCTTACTTCTCATCTTCACAGTTTGCCGGCATGAGCGTAACAACGCTGGTACCGCTTCTGGGAGGCTTCATAATGACCATTGTTGGCATCATAGCGGCGTTTGCGATAACGCCTAAGGCCGAAAGGAGGACCTTTGCCACGCTTTCATTTGGCCTTCAGCTAGCCATGTGGATTGTGCTGGCTGCTATGGCTTATGTCTATCATCTAGCCTTCACTCTGCCGCTCTTAATCGCGTTTGCTGCCACGTTCATACCGGTGGAGTTGACCTGGGCCGCCAGGGCCCTGCTGGAGCCCGAGCTGTTCCCAACCAACAAGAGGGGCCTCTACGTGTCAGCCGTCAGGGCCCTCGTGTGGATACTCACGGGCGTAATAACTGGGGTCCTCGCACTGCCGTACGTTAGTAGCAGCTTCGTTCTAGGCGCCTCAATAATGACAGCCATGGCATTCCTCGGCATCGGCGGCGCCATCATATGGAGGCTCTTCGGTTTCGAAACTGCTAACAGGAGCCTAGTTGGTCTCGACCTAAGCCACCTAGCCCCTATAACGGGAAGCGCCTCTGATCCTTCCTCCGATCCTTCAAAGGACAGGAACGTCCATTAA
- a CDS encoding DEAD/DEAH box helicase gives MESVERLEELLSKAVRGNNGKVIYLYHETEGEPEPGPSVADLGLPEELVRSLEVRGIARLYRFQWDAISRIRQGKDTIIVAGTGTGKTEAFMIPLIERALKSRGERFLLVYPTKALARDQARRLSSLLSGVGLRYAVLDGDTPSAERRAIYEDPPSFIITNPDMIHIGLAESKDFRELVSGISAAVFDEMHVYQGVLGSHVKWVIYRLSQAAGALQLVGAGATIGNPGDLGTKLFSRQDVEVVEGPRRRRGEAVHAFVDYGRLSRWSFAAYLIASLASEGLKVLGFTDSQQMAELVARIIKRNYNVSAEVHRAGLPAEHRRKVEREFAEGSLNAVVATSTLELGIDIGDLDAVVMASLPKSYSSYVQRAGRAGRRGRPGLVATLMGDDPIEAYYASRPQEFFSREPDPGYIEPGNTEVTKLHLVALAMQKGVLRRSSLPGELQVPITWAADKGLLSLKGDIIMPQWRSAREFLASHGLRSTGPMVKIVLNNKVVGEREMPMALYDLHPGALYYHAGQPLLSSRLDLSSMKAYTVKLSENVNFYTKPLYSIDILEVRAESSTNYGPVAAAYGDVHVQVSVTGYVIKDELSGATLNEVEYESPITWDYWTKGVALRYPLLDFDTLESSLSAYHALEHVLIAASRPVVGASDTDLSGVSYPTGHIVIYDSHVGGNGASRLVYERLLKIQEIAKSIVSSCTCEDGCPRCVYSPYCGNNNRYLSRHGALKVLNSLTLAEKGKLEVDEILRWRKLKAA, from the coding sequence ATGGAAAGCGTGGAGAGGCTAGAAGAACTTCTCAGTAAGGCTGTTAGAGGTAACAACGGAAAGGTCATTTACCTATATCATGAGACTGAGGGCGAACCTGAACCGGGCCCCTCAGTTGCAGACCTTGGGCTTCCTGAAGAGCTAGTTAGGTCCCTGGAAGTCCGAGGCATAGCCAGGCTCTACAGGTTCCAGTGGGATGCCATATCAAGGATAAGGCAGGGCAAGGACACTATAATAGTGGCTGGCACGGGGACAGGCAAGACCGAGGCCTTTATGATACCCCTCATAGAGAGGGCGCTCAAGAGCAGAGGGGAGAGGTTCCTGTTAGTTTACCCCACCAAGGCCCTTGCCAGGGACCAGGCCAGAAGGCTTTCCTCACTGCTATCGGGCGTCGGCTTAAGGTATGCTGTGCTCGACGGCGACACGCCCTCAGCGGAGCGCAGAGCAATATACGAGGACCCCCCATCGTTCATAATCACGAACCCTGACATGATACACATAGGTTTGGCCGAGTCCAAAGACTTCAGGGAACTTGTGTCTGGGATAAGCGCGGCCGTGTTTGATGAGATGCACGTGTACCAGGGCGTGCTGGGCTCTCACGTCAAGTGGGTCATATACAGGCTTTCTCAGGCAGCTGGCGCGCTGCAGCTGGTGGGGGCGGGGGCCACTATAGGCAACCCGGGTGACCTGGGGACTAAGCTCTTCTCTAGGCAGGACGTGGAGGTAGTCGAAGGCCCCAGGAGGCGTAGGGGGGAGGCGGTTCACGCGTTCGTCGACTATGGCAGGCTCAGCAGGTGGTCCTTCGCGGCCTACTTAATAGCCTCCCTGGCCTCGGAGGGCCTCAAGGTTTTGGGCTTTACTGACTCGCAACAGATGGCCGAGCTGGTGGCAAGGATCATTAAGAGGAACTATAACGTCAGCGCGGAGGTCCACAGGGCGGGGCTCCCGGCCGAGCACAGGAGGAAAGTTGAGCGTGAGTTTGCGGAGGGCTCCCTTAATGCTGTCGTGGCGACGTCAACCCTGGAGCTCGGCATAGACATAGGCGACCTGGACGCCGTGGTCATGGCGTCCCTTCCGAAGAGCTACTCGAGCTACGTTCAGCGCGCCGGCAGGGCGGGCAGGAGGGGAAGGCCAGGGCTCGTGGCGACGCTTATGGGGGACGACCCTATAGAGGCCTACTACGCCTCGAGGCCTCAGGAGTTCTTCTCAAGGGAGCCCGACCCTGGCTACATAGAGCCGGGCAACACTGAGGTGACGAAGCTACACCTCGTGGCACTGGCAATGCAGAAAGGCGTCCTGAGAAGGAGCTCCCTGCCCGGGGAACTCCAGGTCCCCATAACGTGGGCTGCCGACAAGGGACTTCTAAGCCTAAAGGGAGACATAATAATGCCCCAGTGGAGGTCCGCCCGCGAGTTTCTGGCATCACATGGCTTGAGATCCACGGGTCCCATGGTAAAGATAGTCCTCAACAACAAGGTAGTGGGCGAGAGGGAAATGCCCATGGCGCTTTACGACTTACATCCGGGAGCGCTGTACTACCACGCAGGGCAGCCGCTGCTCTCGTCAAGGCTCGACCTCAGCTCTATGAAGGCCTACACGGTAAAGCTTTCAGAGAACGTCAACTTTTACACGAAACCCCTGTACAGCATAGATATACTTGAAGTCAGGGCTGAGAGCTCCACCAACTACGGGCCCGTGGCTGCCGCCTATGGGGACGTCCACGTTCAAGTTTCAGTGACGGGGTATGTGATTAAGGATGAGCTCAGCGGCGCTACGCTCAACGAGGTAGAGTATGAAAGCCCCATAACTTGGGACTACTGGACCAAGGGGGTGGCCCTGAGGTACCCGCTGCTGGATTTTGACACGCTAGAGTCGTCGCTCAGTGCCTATCACGCGTTGGAGCACGTGCTCATAGCAGCCTCAAGGCCTGTCGTGGGGGCCAGTGATACAGACTTAAGCGGCGTCAGTTACCCCACAGGCCACATAGTTATCTATGACTCCCACGTAGGAGGTAACGGCGCCTCCAGGCTAGTCTACGAGAGACTGCTTAAGATACAGGAGATAGCAAAGAGCATAGTTTCATCGTGCACCTGTGAGGATGGGTGCCCCCGCTGCGTCTACTCGCCGTACTGTGGTAACAATAATAGGTACCTCTCGAGGCACGGCGCGCTGAAAGTTCTCAACAGCCTTACATTAGCAGAGAAGGGGAAGCTGGAAGTTGACGAGATATTAAGGTGGCGTAAGCTTAAGGCGGCCTGA
- a CDS encoding MFS transporter: protein MGLLKVVLISGMGFFTDAYDLFNINIMLLFLTPLWHLTSVQESLLASSAIFSAIVGQLLFGRLLDLLGRKKIYGIEAGILAAGAVLSAFSTNFTMLLATRTIMGLGIGGDYPASATIASEYAPTSSRGKSVALVFSMQGFGIATAVITGLLAAAYLPADMAWRVVAFVGAIPPAFVVYFRRHVPETPRYSLLVKGDASEARRGLRLVLGSDGEVAKAKARRTPISEFFREYWPLLIGTTLPWTFMDMALYGTGVFSSYVTSSLLPTKSLTASVLRAGVPLLIGIPGYFAAAALVDRLGRKPLQLIGFAIVTAIYIPMALYYMKFISVNSYLLYAFFGLSFTALNLGPNTTTFILPAEVYPVRYRSTGHGISAAAGKAGAAITTFAFPLIKASLGSSLGLAFIFGLLAVVSVIAMIITAAFIPETKMVPLEEASKEKLVVESPVPVPHHSG from the coding sequence ATGGGCCTCCTCAAAGTCGTCTTGATCTCCGGAATGGGTTTCTTCACGGATGCCTACGACCTCTTCAATATCAACATAATGCTGCTCTTCCTGACGCCCCTGTGGCACCTCACTAGCGTGCAGGAGTCGCTGCTAGCCTCCTCAGCCATATTCTCAGCAATCGTAGGTCAGCTGCTCTTTGGGAGGCTTCTGGACCTTCTTGGAAGGAAGAAGATATATGGAATAGAGGCAGGCATACTTGCCGCTGGAGCTGTACTCAGCGCTTTCTCAACCAACTTCACAATGTTGTTGGCCACCAGGACCATCATGGGCCTAGGCATAGGCGGCGATTACCCGGCCTCAGCCACCATAGCAAGTGAGTACGCGCCCACTTCTAGCAGGGGCAAGAGCGTTGCACTCGTCTTCTCAATGCAGGGATTTGGCATAGCCACAGCGGTGATCACGGGCCTCCTGGCGGCCGCATACCTGCCTGCAGACATGGCCTGGAGGGTGGTGGCCTTTGTAGGGGCGATACCCCCCGCCTTCGTTGTCTACTTCAGAAGGCACGTGCCCGAGACGCCCAGGTACTCCCTGCTTGTAAAAGGTGACGCCAGCGAAGCCAGGAGGGGCCTCAGGCTAGTCCTAGGCTCTGACGGCGAGGTCGCCAAGGCAAAGGCGCGGCGCACGCCCATCTCTGAGTTCTTCAGGGAGTACTGGCCCCTGCTTATAGGCACCACACTGCCATGGACGTTTATGGACATGGCGCTCTACGGCACCGGCGTGTTCTCGTCCTACGTGACTTCATCGCTGCTGCCTACAAAGAGCTTGACCGCCTCTGTCCTGAGGGCCGGCGTACCCCTGCTAATAGGGATACCTGGCTACTTCGCTGCAGCAGCGCTTGTCGACAGGCTTGGCAGGAAGCCCCTTCAGCTAATTGGGTTCGCCATAGTAACAGCCATCTACATCCCCATGGCGCTCTACTACATGAAGTTCATAAGCGTAAACAGCTACCTACTCTATGCCTTCTTCGGGCTCTCGTTCACCGCACTTAACCTGGGGCCAAACACCACTACATTCATACTGCCAGCGGAGGTCTACCCGGTCAGATATAGATCTACAGGCCATGGGATCTCGGCCGCCGCAGGTAAGGCGGGTGCAGCAATAACGACGTTTGCGTTCCCACTGATAAAGGCCTCCCTGGGCAGCAGCCTAGGGCTAGCGTTCATCTTTGGCCTACTGGCCGTTGTCAGTGTCATAGCTATGATAATAACTGCCGCCTTCATACCCGAGACCAAGATGGTGCCCCTTGAGGAGGCCAGCAAGGAAAAGCTAGTTGTTGAGTCCCCAGTACCCGTGCCGCACCATTCTGGTTAA
- the cdd gene encoding cytidine deaminase — protein sequence MSAPEDLLKEARETIDRAYAPYSGYRVASAVRAGSGAIYSGVNIENASYGLSMCAERVAIFKAVSSGERKVKEVLVMVERGEPAPPCGACLQVIAEFGDDDTIIYSFSKEGNKLKVWRLSELLPHRFSKEFLGIKEGQK from the coding sequence ATGAGCGCGCCCGAGGACCTGTTAAAGGAGGCCAGAGAGACGATAGACAGGGCTTATGCGCCCTACTCCGGCTATCGGGTGGCCTCGGCCGTAAGGGCAGGCTCTGGGGCCATTTATAGTGGCGTTAACATAGAGAACGCGAGCTATGGACTAAGCATGTGCGCCGAGAGGGTTGCTATATTCAAGGCTGTAAGCAGCGGGGAGAGAAAAGTGAAGGAAGTCCTAGTCATGGTAGAGAGGGGGGAGCCAGCCCCTCCCTGCGGGGCGTGCCTGCAGGTGATAGCTGAGTTTGGCGATGACGACACAATAATATACTCGTTCTCAAAGGAGGGAAATAAGTTAAAGGTTTGGAGGCTCTCGGAGCTGTTGCCTCACAGGTTCTCAAAAGAGTTCTTAGGGATCAAAGAGGGTCAGAAGTAG
- a CDS encoding dihydrolipoyl dehydrogenase, which produces MKLPEKVDVVFIGGGGASYPGAFELAEAGLSVLMVDEKGNLGGDCLYAGCIPSKTVRTKILEYTSTTNRIDPEQIWQEVVKAKEEVQRIRYEHHMEEIKEHEPNLSFAKGWATILGPNKVKVDTEEGTFEVETKRLVIGAGAEHVIIPIPGKELAITSDALFAYQKTMGHLPKSLAIVGGGYIGVEVADMLSRLGTHVSIVEMMDRLLPNMPPELSEAAMQRMKEAGVDVYLRSPAQSIEKRGEYKVLKAKSADGKEVEVEAEEVLMAVGRRPRTRGYGLEALESQGLKVDKTGVQVTPGLRTTLPNVYAAGDVTGKAMLFHAAVKESVIVAKNILTGKEVYRFNYHSVPYTIFTYPEIAMVGYTEDELKALGIQYEVVNYSLKHDAQSEIVGRREGWMKILLERESLRILGFEAYAHDAAELSAVFAAAIENNLTAKNLAWMAGPHPLTFESINYALRPYF; this is translated from the coding sequence ATGAAGCTTCCAGAGAAGGTTGACGTGGTATTCATAGGCGGTGGTGGCGCCTCTTATCCTGGGGCATTCGAGCTGGCGGAAGCAGGGCTCTCAGTGCTCATGGTTGACGAGAAGGGCAACCTGGGGGGCGACTGCCTCTACGCAGGCTGCATACCATCAAAGACTGTAAGAACAAAGATCCTGGAGTACACCTCGACCACGAATAGGATAGACCCCGAGCAGATATGGCAGGAGGTCGTGAAGGCCAAGGAGGAGGTCCAGAGGATCAGGTACGAACACCACATGGAGGAAATAAAAGAGCATGAGCCTAACCTATCCTTTGCTAAGGGCTGGGCCACAATACTTGGACCTAACAAGGTTAAGGTGGACACTGAGGAGGGAACCTTTGAGGTCGAAACCAAGAGGCTCGTCATAGGTGCTGGGGCGGAGCACGTGATAATACCAATTCCTGGTAAGGAGCTCGCCATCACTAGCGACGCGCTCTTCGCCTACCAGAAGACGATGGGTCACCTGCCAAAGTCCCTGGCAATAGTAGGTGGCGGCTACATAGGGGTTGAGGTAGCTGACATGCTGAGCAGGCTTGGTACTCACGTATCAATTGTGGAGATGATGGACAGGCTCCTGCCCAACATGCCTCCGGAGCTCTCAGAGGCCGCAATGCAGCGCATGAAGGAGGCAGGCGTTGATGTGTACCTCAGGAGCCCAGCCCAGAGCATCGAGAAGAGGGGAGAATATAAGGTGCTTAAGGCTAAGAGCGCCGACGGCAAGGAGGTTGAAGTTGAAGCGGAAGAGGTACTAATGGCGGTGGGGAGGAGGCCCAGGACCAGGGGCTATGGGCTGGAAGCGCTCGAGAGCCAGGGGCTTAAAGTCGACAAGACCGGCGTGCAGGTGACGCCTGGCCTCAGGACTACCTTGCCTAACGTGTATGCCGCTGGCGACGTCACCGGCAAGGCCATGCTCTTCCACGCCGCAGTTAAGGAGAGCGTCATTGTGGCAAAGAACATACTTACCGGTAAGGAGGTCTACAGGTTTAACTACCACTCGGTGCCATATACTATATTCACATACCCTGAGATTGCCATGGTTGGCTACACGGAGGACGAGCTGAAGGCTCTGGGGATACAGTACGAGGTGGTCAACTACTCGCTTAAGCACGACGCCCAGTCAGAGATCGTGGGCCGCAGGGAGGGCTGGATGAAGATACTGCTCGAAAGGGAGTCCCTCAGGATACTGGGCTTTGAGGCCTACGCCCACGATGCCGCTGAGCTGAGCGCTGTGTTTGCGGCAGCTATAGAGAACAACCTGACCGCCAAGAACCTAGCATGGATGGCAGGGCCTCACCCGCTGACGTTCGAGTCCATAAACTATGCCCTGAGGCCCTACTTCTGA
- a CDS encoding dehydrogenase (flavoprotein)-like protein — MRKLTGDVVIAGLGLAGSLLSLRLAERGFKVTAFEPVESSYVKPCGEQLTLEELPLRLAKAYDVIKTIVNFVHVFVEGKYITTTNMSGNSRWAIIDKPRLIMSLRRSALDNGVDIIRRPWNGERGALTIDSRGPYNLPLSSEVLALRVIAKVPAWSSEEAILDFRPSLGGLYWVFPYDDSGHLINVGAGFVGLYDAVHLEGLVRGYIKEKISQNFDVLEVKGAPINVFTNPSLSTGDIINVGEAAGLVMAWSGEGNRPSIVSAEALAGAISSYGIEDRTSILKKYSEGISSLLSSAVLSRLLTRASYRSPLAEGLLRNMPKWAWDLYVRQEFGLDDFLRAAPQAIASMLARREDKR; from the coding sequence TTGAGAAAGCTTACAGGCGACGTAGTGATCGCCGGTTTAGGACTCGCCGGCTCCCTGCTCTCACTAAGGCTTGCCGAAAGAGGCTTTAAGGTGACGGCCTTTGAACCCGTAGAGTCTTCTTACGTTAAGCCATGCGGCGAGCAGCTGACACTCGAGGAGCTGCCATTAAGGCTAGCCAAGGCCTATGATGTCATAAAGACCATAGTAAACTTTGTCCACGTTTTTGTTGAGGGTAAATACATAACCACGACCAACATGAGCGGAAACTCCAGGTGGGCCATAATAGACAAGCCCCGACTTATAATGTCGCTCAGGAGGTCAGCCCTGGATAACGGTGTTGATATAATAAGGAGGCCGTGGAATGGCGAGCGAGGGGCCCTGACCATAGATTCAAGGGGGCCCTACAACCTGCCTCTTTCATCGGAAGTCCTTGCACTAAGGGTTATAGCTAAGGTACCCGCGTGGAGCTCTGAGGAGGCAATCCTTGACTTTAGGCCCTCTTTAGGAGGCCTTTATTGGGTATTCCCTTATGATGACAGCGGCCACTTAATAAACGTAGGCGCTGGCTTTGTCGGGCTTTATGACGCCGTCCACCTAGAGGGCTTGGTCCGAGGTTACATTAAAGAAAAGATAAGCCAGAACTTTGATGTTTTGGAAGTTAAGGGCGCACCCATAAACGTGTTCACTAACCCCTCGCTCAGCACCGGCGACATTATTAACGTAGGCGAGGCCGCAGGCCTTGTAATGGCATGGAGCGGCGAGGGCAACAGGCCCTCCATAGTTTCTGCGGAAGCGTTAGCCGGTGCAATATCAAGTTATGGCATTGAAGACCGTACCTCCATCCTTAAGAAATATTCTGAGGGCATATCCAGTCTTTTAAGTTCAGCTGTGCTATCACGGCTTCTAACTAGGGCCAGTTACAGATCCCCCTTGGCTGAGGGCCTCCTGAGGAATATGCCTAAATGGGCCTGGGACCTTTACGTCAGGCAAGAGTTTGGCCTAGACGACTTTCTGAGGGCTGCCCCTCAAGCCATAGCTTCCATGCTCGCGAGGCGAGAGGATAAAAGATAA
- a CDS encoding Lrp/AsnC ligand binding domain-containing protein has translation MGAQAIVMINTDVGKENDIFNELLKIDEVKKVYMVYGIHDLVAFVEAENMDKLRSLITDKIRKLNGVKSTLTSIIVVGKERS, from the coding sequence ATGGGCGCACAGGCCATCGTTATGATAAACACGGACGTCGGCAAGGAGAATGACATATTTAATGAGCTTCTTAAGATAGATGAGGTCAAGAAAGTCTACATGGTGTACGGCATTCACGATCTTGTGGCCTTTGTGGAAGCGGAGAACATGGATAAGCTCAGGTCGCTGATAACTGACAAGATAAGGAAGCTTAACGGAGTAAAGAGCACGCTTACCAGCATAATAGTCGTTGGAAAGGAGAGAAGCTAA
- the prs gene encoding ribose-phosphate diphosphokinase, protein MYAVVSGPDEVSRAFAKSLANSINGSLCEPQYKEFPDGEQYIRVTCDVKGVDAIYVKTMIPRQDSSVVASLLAADSLKASGANRVILVAPYLAYARQDRQFLQGEPVSVRSVLRALWSAGFTHIATVEVHKAESLRQFPGVALNVRPYSYMADILGISGPNYVVLSPDLGALERAKSLAEHLGTSYDYIEKQRDRVTGEITMRPKQLDVAGKDVIIVDDIISTGGTVAKAAEMLKEQGARSIIVMVAHAVLAQGAEERLRSAGITQVYAANTTPAQSSIVKQVDVAPLVAKELSKALA, encoded by the coding sequence TTGTATGCAGTAGTGTCAGGCCCAGATGAGGTGTCTAGGGCTTTCGCTAAGTCGCTGGCTAACTCGATAAATGGGTCCCTGTGTGAGCCCCAATACAAGGAGTTCCCTGATGGAGAGCAGTATATTAGAGTTACATGCGATGTTAAGGGCGTGGACGCGATATATGTCAAGACCATGATACCCAGGCAGGACTCGTCAGTGGTGGCCAGCCTGCTGGCGGCTGACTCGCTTAAGGCTTCTGGGGCTAACAGGGTCATACTGGTAGCTCCCTATCTTGCATATGCCAGGCAAGACAGGCAGTTTCTTCAGGGGGAGCCGGTCAGCGTAAGGTCTGTGCTGAGAGCCCTCTGGTCAGCCGGGTTTACCCACATAGCTACAGTGGAGGTCCATAAAGCCGAAAGCCTAAGGCAGTTCCCTGGCGTCGCACTTAACGTGAGGCCCTATTCTTACATGGCTGACATACTTGGGATAAGCGGCCCTAACTACGTGGTCCTGTCGCCTGACCTTGGAGCCCTTGAAAGGGCAAAATCGCTCGCAGAGCACCTGGGAACATCTTATGATTACATTGAAAAGCAAAGGGATAGAGTCACAGGCGAGATCACCATGAGACCAAAGCAGTTGGACGTAGCTGGCAAGGACGTGATAATAGTGGACGACATCATTAGCACAGGGGGCACGGTGGCCAAGGCTGCAGAAATGCTTAAGGAGCAGGGCGCCAGGAGCATCATTGTTATGGTTGCGCACGCCGTCTTAGCTCAGGGAGCCGAAGAGAGGCTTAGGTCTGCAGGCATAACCCAGGTTTATGCTGCTAACACCACGCCGGCTCAGAGCAGCATCGTCAAACAAGTTGACGTGGCGCCGCTAGTCGCTAAAGAGCTATCCAAAGCCTTAGCTTAA
- a CDS encoding phosphoribosyltransferase family protein, which yields MSVKLLRAARAFFQLTDLSKITGLSSPMLSRYINGSTLPSEGNAKKIVDSLLSREVITSIVAKAIKVYNGFYNITGVTLDPMALTLVSEYVVKRFDKTFTCVLTPEAGGISLATAIGLAANVPIVVARKQRPPSEEPILEAMYLSGPASYTVFYVTKRELPKDSRVLIVDDFSIHGHTLRALAELVRRAGAKLVGTVVVVAVGTDWKVAENSEALLEIRG from the coding sequence ATGTCTGTCAAGCTCCTTAGGGCAGCCAGGGCCTTCTTTCAGCTCACTGACCTGTCTAAGATAACGGGCTTATCGTCTCCCATGCTGTCACGTTACATCAATGGCAGTACGCTGCCCTCCGAGGGCAACGCTAAGAAAATCGTGGACTCCCTCCTCTCGAGGGAAGTCATCACAAGCATTGTGGCCAAGGCCATAAAGGTGTATAACGGCTTTTACAACATAACCGGCGTAACGCTCGACCCCATGGCCTTAACACTGGTCTCTGAATACGTTGTAAAGAGGTTTGACAAGACCTTCACGTGCGTGCTGACGCCTGAGGCCGGGGGCATAAGCCTGGCCACCGCCATAGGCCTAGCAGCTAACGTGCCCATAGTGGTCGCCAGAAAGCAGAGGCCGCCCTCGGAGGAACCCATACTTGAGGCCATGTACCTCTCCGGGCCAGCCTCCTACACGGTATTCTACGTGACTAAGAGGGAGCTTCCCAAGGACTCCAGGGTCCTAATAGTTGACGACTTTAGCATACATGGCCACACGCTCAGGGCCCTGGCAGAGCTTGTCAGGAGGGCTGGGGCTAAGCTCGTTGGAACAGTCGTAGTGGTGGCCGTGGGAACTGACTGGAAAGTTGCCGAGAACTCGGAGGCTCTGCTAGAAATAAGGGGTTAA
- a CDS encoding DNA-directed RNA polymerase — protein sequence MYAEYTLYEWVGVRPELAYSGEIKQAVLQSLREELEGQVDETMGIIISVIDADVEGDGVLLPNDPQIYFPVRYRVLSFEPLLQEVDKGIVSDAREFGAFVSLGPTDGFVHRTQLMDEDADFIQETRSFKGRESGRVVGVNDIVRVRITQVSKASRRMAAVRIGLTMRQPYLGKEEWYTEKQQVAGGGEGGEAS from the coding sequence TTGTACGCCGAGTATACGCTTTACGAGTGGGTTGGGGTGAGGCCTGAGTTAGCCTACAGCGGTGAGATAAAGCAGGCAGTGCTTCAGTCGCTTCGAGAGGAGCTTGAGGGCCAAGTGGATGAGACAATGGGTATTATAATATCTGTGATAGACGCTGACGTAGAGGGTGATGGGGTGCTTCTGCCTAACGACCCCCAGATTTACTTCCCCGTCAGGTACAGGGTTCTGAGCTTTGAGCCCCTGCTCCAGGAGGTCGACAAAGGCATAGTAAGCGACGCAAGGGAGTTCGGCGCCTTTGTGAGCCTCGGGCCTACCGACGGCTTTGTACACAGGACCCAGCTAATGGACGAGGACGCTGACTTCATACAGGAGACCAGGAGCTTCAAGGGCCGCGAGAGCGGCAGGGTAGTTGGAGTTAATGACATAGTCAGGGTGAGGATAACTCAGGTCAGCAAGGCCTCTAGGAGAATGGCAGCGGTTAGAATAGGCCTAACCATGAGGCAGCCCTACCTTGGTAAGGAGGAGTGGTACACAGAGAAACAGCAAGTTGCGGGAGGAGGCGAGGGGGGTGAAGCCTCTTGA
- the metG gene encoding methionine--tRNA ligase subunit beta, translating into MSQEGQPQGQAGDNIIDYSEFAKVDLRVGKVLSAEPVANSRKLIRLTVDLGSEQRQILAGLLKWYKPEDLVGKYVIVVANLKPKQMAGLTSQGMLLAAPCGDSEKPVILTVAEPVQPGSKVC; encoded by the coding sequence TTGAGCCAGGAGGGCCAGCCGCAGGGCCAAGCAGGTGACAACATTATTGATTACTCCGAGTTCGCAAAGGTAGACCTGAGGGTTGGCAAGGTTTTGTCTGCAGAGCCAGTAGCTAATAGCAGGAAGCTGATAAGGCTCACTGTTGACCTTGGGTCAGAGCAGAGGCAGATACTCGCCGGGCTGCTTAAGTGGTATAAGCCTGAAGACCTGGTGGGTAAGTATGTAATAGTTGTAGCTAACCTTAAGCCTAAGCAGATGGCAGGGCTGACGAGCCAGGGCATGCTGTTGGCGGCTCCGTGCGGGGACTCTGAGAAGCCGGTTATACTTACCGTGGCCGAGCCTGTCCAGCCCGGCTCAAAGGTCTGTTAG